In a single window of the Natronosalvus caseinilyticus genome:
- a CDS encoding HPr family phosphocarrier protein: MERIVTVAPEDGLHVRPATAFVRTANGFDANVRVGPADGDLVEAESVLAVTSLGVPSGRAVRIVAKGADAEAALDALEAVLSTPEAKRST; the protein is encoded by the coding sequence ATGGAACGGATCGTCACCGTAGCGCCCGAGGACGGACTCCACGTCCGCCCAGCCACGGCGTTCGTCCGGACTGCGAACGGGTTCGACGCCAACGTACGGGTCGGGCCGGCGGACGGCGACCTCGTCGAGGCGGAGAGCGTCCTCGCGGTGACGAGCCTCGGCGTTCCGAGCGGCCGGGCGGTTCGAATCGTCGCGAAGGGGGCCGACGCCGAGGCTGCCCTTGACGCCCTCGAGGCGGTGCTCTCGACGCCCGAAGCGAAGCGTTCGACCTGA
- the dph5 gene encoding diphthine synthase, with protein MLTFVGLGLYDERSITVEGQEALRTADRAYAEFYTSQLVGTTVESLEEYHDVDVEVRDRAGVEQYPDDILAAAETEDVVFLTAGDTMISTTHVDLRLRTHERGIETRVIHGITAQTATSSLTGLQNYRFGKATTLPFPYAHGADGLPASVTETIEANREANLHTVVYLDIKAERGEYMTADVAAELLADAYPDLVGVVVARAGSPDPLIEAGTMTDLAEREFGDPLHLLVIPGELHLLEADALCELAGADRDDLEIA; from the coding sequence ATGCTCACGTTCGTCGGACTCGGCCTCTACGACGAGCGGTCGATCACCGTCGAGGGCCAGGAGGCCCTCCGGACCGCCGACCGCGCTTACGCCGAGTTCTACACCAGCCAGCTCGTCGGGACCACCGTCGAATCACTCGAGGAGTACCACGATGTCGACGTCGAGGTCCGCGACCGGGCGGGGGTCGAACAGTATCCGGACGACATCCTCGCGGCCGCCGAAACCGAGGACGTCGTCTTCCTCACCGCCGGCGACACCATGATCTCGACCACGCACGTCGACCTCCGGCTGCGGACCCACGAACGCGGAATCGAGACCCGCGTGATCCACGGCATCACCGCCCAGACGGCGACCAGTTCGCTTACCGGACTGCAGAACTACCGGTTCGGGAAGGCGACGACCCTCCCATTCCCCTACGCCCACGGCGCCGACGGGTTGCCCGCGAGCGTCACCGAGACCATCGAGGCGAACCGCGAGGCGAACCTGCACACGGTCGTCTACCTGGACATCAAGGCCGAGCGCGGCGAGTACATGACCGCCGACGTCGCCGCCGAGTTGCTCGCCGACGCGTACCCCGACCTGGTGGGCGTCGTCGTCGCTCGAGCCGGCAGTCCCGACCCCCTGATCGAGGCGGGGACGATGACCGACCTCGCCGAGCGGGAGTTCGGCGACCCGCTCCACCTGCTCGTAATCCCCGGCGAACTGCACCTGCTCGAGGCCGATGCCCTCTGCGAACTGGCGGGGGCGGATCGGGACGACCTCGAGATTGCCTGA
- a CDS encoding beta-ribofuranosylaminobenzene 5'-phosphate synthase family protein — protein sequence MPSVTVSAGARLHFGFQNLSLARERLYGGIGVGLEEPRVTVAAEPADAVRVEDPLAEEYARRAVGRLDVPGVSLALEERLPRHVGFGSGTQLALAVLAATAGAYDLEPSIRDLAPALGRAGRSGIGVATFEDGGFVVDAGHPTGRFTTEPPAEGDWTVPPVVARHDLPDSWRFLVVVPDVEPGRCGEDEDASLRSVIEHADPGIADDIAGVLTRKLLPAATEGRLEAFGEAVSTIGHKNGAWYADVQGGVFRPPAGELVDALASSPVLTGVGQSSWGPTVYGVTDDRHADEAVVAARDALEGTGVEGRVLVSRAAAEGATRG from the coding sequence ATGCCGAGCGTAACCGTCAGCGCGGGCGCCCGCCTGCACTTCGGCTTCCAGAACCTATCGTTGGCCCGAGAGCGCCTCTACGGCGGCATCGGGGTCGGCCTCGAGGAGCCCCGCGTGACGGTCGCCGCCGAACCCGCGGACGCCGTCCGCGTCGAGGACCCACTCGCCGAGGAGTACGCCCGGCGGGCGGTCGGGCGTCTCGACGTTCCCGGCGTCTCTCTCGCCCTCGAGGAACGGCTCCCGCGACACGTCGGGTTTGGGAGCGGGACGCAACTCGCCCTCGCCGTCCTGGCGGCGACGGCGGGAGCGTACGACCTCGAGCCGTCGATTCGTGACCTGGCGCCGGCGCTCGGGCGGGCCGGCCGGAGCGGGATTGGCGTCGCAACGTTCGAGGACGGCGGGTTCGTCGTCGACGCGGGCCATCCGACGGGCCGGTTCACCACCGAACCGCCGGCCGAGGGCGACTGGACGGTTCCGCCCGTCGTCGCCCGACACGACCTCCCCGACTCCTGGCGGTTTCTGGTCGTCGTCCCGGACGTCGAACCCGGCCGTTGTGGTGAGGACGAGGACGCCAGTCTCCGCTCGGTCATCGAACACGCCGACCCGGGAATCGCCGACGACATCGCCGGCGTCCTCACGCGAAAACTGCTCCCCGCGGCCACGGAAGGGCGACTCGAGGCCTTCGGCGAGGCGGTTTCGACCATCGGCCACAAAAATGGAGCCTGGTACGCCGACGTCCAGGGCGGCGTCTTTCGCCCGCCTGCAGGCGAACTCGTCGACGCGCTGGCCTCGAGTCCAGTCCTCACCGGCGTCGGGCAATCGTCCTGGGGGCCGACCGTCTACGGCGTCACCGACGACCGACACGCCGACGAGGCCGTCGTCGCGGCGAGAGACGCACTCGAGGGGACGGGTGTCGAGGGACGAGTTCTCGTCTCGCGGGCGGCGGCCGAGGGCGCGACTCGAGGGTGA
- a CDS encoding PTS fructose transporter subunit IIB: protein MKFVAVTACPTGIAHSQMAAENLERVAEATGHEIDVEIQGAMGTENELSGESIEAADAVIIAAATSVERDRFDGKPLVAVPVQDAVNGGEGLLDRAVEVAKNDGAAGADDGRSEPPRPDQGPLERGVSEGRADERANGLLARLRRFFS, encoded by the coding sequence ATGAAGTTCGTCGCAGTCACCGCGTGCCCGACGGGGATCGCACACAGTCAGATGGCCGCCGAGAACCTCGAGCGGGTCGCCGAGGCGACCGGCCACGAAATCGACGTCGAGATCCAGGGAGCCATGGGTACGGAGAACGAACTCTCGGGCGAGTCGATCGAGGCCGCCGACGCCGTCATCATCGCCGCCGCGACGTCGGTCGAACGCGACCGGTTCGACGGGAAACCGCTCGTGGCCGTGCCGGTGCAAGACGCGGTCAATGGCGGCGAAGGCCTTCTCGACCGGGCGGTCGAGGTGGCGAAGAACGACGGAGCCGCAGGGGCCGACGACGGGCGCTCGGAACCGCCTCGTCCCGACCAGGGACCCCTCGAGAGGGGCGTTTCCGAGGGTCGAGCCGACGAACGAGCGAACGGGTTGCTCGCCCGACTGAGGCGGTTCTTCTCGTAG
- a CDS encoding GrpB family protein: MRTGGGGSGRPRDCLIRANAGRKPPDAGPPNDGPPLGLERGTVALASHHPEWLDAAATELERLEAAFERDGDDGRVLGYEHVGSTAVPGLAAKPILDLLVLVADLEAVISLQPALERLQYERRPNGDVPDRVFFAKGPETDRTHYLSVAPWGSDCHREQVVFRDFLQANPSAAEAYETLKRRLAEGHSDERAAYTDRKEPFVEDILERAASAGFGLEEWP, encoded by the coding sequence CTGCGAACTGGCGGGGGCGGATCGGGACGACCTCGAGATTGCCTGATTCGTGCGAATGCCGGACGCAAGCCCCCAGACGCAGGTCCACCGAACGACGGTCCACCGCTCGGCCTCGAGCGAGGGACCGTCGCCCTCGCGTCACACCACCCTGAGTGGCTCGACGCGGCTGCAACCGAACTCGAGCGCCTCGAGGCGGCGTTCGAGCGCGACGGGGACGACGGCCGCGTCCTCGGATACGAGCACGTCGGTTCGACGGCCGTCCCCGGACTCGCCGCGAAGCCGATTCTGGATCTGCTGGTCCTCGTCGCGGACCTCGAGGCTGTCATCAGTCTGCAACCGGCGCTCGAGCGCCTCCAATACGAACGGCGACCGAACGGCGATGTTCCTGACCGCGTCTTCTTCGCGAAGGGGCCGGAGACCGACCGAACGCACTACCTGTCGGTCGCACCGTGGGGAAGCGACTGTCACCGCGAGCAGGTGGTCTTCCGCGACTTCCTGCAGGCGAATCCATCGGCGGCCGAGGCGTACGAGACGCTCAAGCGACGGCTCGCGGAAGGTCATTCGGATGAACGGGCAGCGTACACCGACCGAAAGGAACCGTTCGTCGAAGACATCCTCGAGCGGGCCGCCTCGGCGGGGTTTGGACTCGAGGAATGGCCCTAG
- a CDS encoding AAA family ATPase, translating to MVEMDVQFLGGVAVTVFLALLFFAVVVLWDLSLALRSVGDKVDKLEDTLDDGLTDVGHNLEGFSHGSGGGTQLHLSSGTISSGPTQGPVQQGQQPHRPQQGQQPQQGQQSPHHTPAGQAHTQPQPAHEDQAEQAEPASEAEQARADDNAADNSAAVDESATRSTDPEGDDGAESDDDSTESAEVEHEGDDQEETAIDGEAELDHAEDEESAPDDALVARNRGRFITSPDRTAWYATPLDRDAIADARYPQIAGELESAPEPDAEDSSSDDGGEGSSSDSEDDGDEQRSTDEGDDDAETANADESTVYAAPPANSPDSPEAVRKPTTDGSGGAGLEASSAANGDGDVEPDHLDTVPASDSDPDPGTDADRDEFTFSEGVAADADAVAETERDSSLEAPAPRESSDLDEASDDGSVEVVDDGPEELDELDGTGEPGETGDSDAPDEAAVAFDPFDPIDHLDSVEDDAEDEIEEIPVDRALETLNEEKPDLSLSSHGFEVSAEEDEDGAVLTYTFDPETVSITGSTKRLLTYQLQSFADQESTPDGDVTIDGQQIVIDVPDADGAAIQRWGQGAVSIIDRTLYLSDNGN from the coding sequence ATGGTCGAGATGGACGTGCAATTTCTGGGCGGTGTCGCTGTAACGGTCTTTCTGGCGCTATTGTTTTTCGCGGTCGTCGTCCTCTGGGACCTCTCGCTCGCCCTCCGTAGCGTCGGTGACAAAGTCGATAAACTCGAGGACACGCTGGACGACGGGTTGACCGACGTCGGGCACAACCTCGAGGGATTTTCCCACGGTTCTGGCGGTGGGACCCAGCTGCATCTGAGTAGCGGGACGATCAGTTCGGGGCCGACGCAGGGTCCGGTCCAGCAGGGACAGCAGCCTCACCGCCCTCAACAGGGACAGCAGCCCCAGCAAGGACAGCAATCGCCACACCATACACCGGCGGGCCAGGCGCACACACAGCCACAGCCAGCACACGAGGACCAGGCCGAACAGGCGGAGCCGGCGTCCGAGGCCGAACAGGCTCGAGCGGACGACAATGCGGCGGACAACTCTGCGGCGGTCGACGAATCGGCTACGCGGTCGACCGACCCGGAGGGTGACGACGGTGCCGAGTCCGACGATGACAGTACCGAGTCGGCCGAAGTGGAGCACGAGGGTGACGATCAGGAGGAGACCGCGATCGACGGCGAGGCCGAGCTCGACCACGCCGAGGACGAGGAATCGGCACCAGACGACGCGCTGGTCGCTCGCAACCGCGGGAGATTCATCACGTCCCCGGATCGAACGGCATGGTACGCGACCCCGCTCGACCGGGATGCAATCGCCGACGCCAGGTACCCCCAGATCGCCGGCGAACTCGAGAGCGCCCCAGAACCGGATGCCGAGGACTCGAGTTCGGATGACGGTGGTGAGGGCTCGAGTTCAGACAGCGAGGATGACGGCGACGAGCAGAGGTCAACGGACGAAGGAGATGACGACGCGGAGACAGCGAACGCCGACGAATCCACCGTCTACGCCGCCCCGCCAGCGAATAGTCCCGACTCTCCCGAAGCCGTCCGAAAGCCGACGACGGACGGCTCAGGCGGGGCCGGACTCGAGGCGTCCTCCGCTGCAAATGGCGACGGCGACGTCGAACCCGATCACCTCGACACGGTGCCCGCCAGCGATTCAGATCCGGATCCAGGGACCGACGCCGATAGAGACGAATTCACCTTCTCGGAAGGGGTCGCTGCAGATGCCGACGCCGTGGCCGAGACTGAACGAGACTCGTCCCTCGAGGCGCCCGCTCCTCGAGAATCGAGCGATCTGGACGAAGCGAGCGACGACGGGAGTGTCGAGGTTGTGGATGACGGACCAGAGGAACTGGACGAATTGGACGGCACGGGCGAACCTGGCGAAACAGGCGATTCGGACGCACCGGACGAGGCGGCCGTCGCATTCGACCCGTTCGACCCTATCGATCACCTCGACTCCGTCGAGGACGACGCTGAAGACGAAATCGAGGAAATTCCGGTCGACCGTGCACTCGAGACGCTCAACGAGGAGAAACCGGACCTCTCGCTAAGCAGTCACGGCTTCGAGGTGTCCGCCGAGGAAGACGAGGACGGGGCCGTGTTGACCTACACGTTCGACCCCGAAACGGTGTCCATCACGGGGTCGACGAAGCGCTTACTCACCTATCAGCTCCAGAGCTTCGCGGACCAGGAGTCGACGCCGGACGGCGACGTGACGATCGACGGCCAGCAGATCGTCATCGACGTGCCGGACGCCGACGGCGCAGCAATCCAGCGCTGGGGACAGGGGGCCGTCAGCATCATCGATCGAACGCTCTACCTGTCGGACAACGGCAACTGA
- the ptsP gene encoding phosphoenolpyruvate--protein phosphotransferase, protein MPEDDHRRTIDGTGAAPLVGVGTAVWARSGSAADLEAPPEPATVDPAVERGRFDDAKARAREELERERERTAERIGEAEAAVFDAHRQFLDDPQITDAVADAIADRLPAEHAVRRAFEGPIDQFQETDGTVAERADDLRDVRDRLLRILAGDDGVDLGTVPDGTVVLVRRLTPSDAARLDPDRVAGFATVEGGRTAHAAIFARSIGVPAVVDAGEELRSIEAGATVLVDGDAGSVIVDPTTEQRKRVEVGGDVEIRAAPVSTADGNPIAVDANVCTLSDLEAAIHHGADGIGLFRTEFLFLDRPTPPNEDEQVETYAEVLDAFPEGRVVVRTLDVGGDKPISPPGRPGAEHSFLGERGIRRSLGPDADRFETQLRALLRAEAVGEGSLSVPFPMVSTVGELEAAIAAVESAAGALAEEGVDYAMPELGAMIETPSAALLAEAFAERVDFLSIGTNDLTQYVMAAAREDDRVAHLHDPCEPAVLRIVERAVRAGHSGGARIGMCGEMAADSELTELLIGLGLDELSVTPHSIPEVKASVTGVDTDEARSFAERALEATTKPTVRDYVADR, encoded by the coding sequence ATGCCCGAAGACGACCACCGCCGAACGATCGACGGGACGGGCGCTGCCCCTCTCGTCGGCGTCGGGACCGCGGTGTGGGCCCGTTCCGGTTCCGCCGCCGACCTCGAGGCACCGCCGGAGCCGGCGACGGTCGACCCGGCGGTGGAACGAGGCCGGTTCGACGACGCCAAAGCGCGCGCTCGCGAGGAACTCGAGCGCGAACGCGAGCGGACGGCCGAACGGATCGGCGAGGCGGAAGCGGCGGTCTTCGACGCCCACCGACAGTTCCTCGACGATCCGCAGATCACGGACGCCGTCGCGGACGCCATCGCGGATCGACTGCCCGCCGAACACGCGGTCCGTCGAGCGTTCGAGGGTCCGATCGACCAGTTCCAGGAGACGGACGGCACGGTGGCCGAGCGGGCCGACGACCTCCGGGACGTTCGCGATCGACTGCTTCGGATACTCGCCGGCGACGATGGCGTCGATCTCGGTACGGTGCCAGACGGGACGGTGGTGCTCGTCCGACGGCTCACGCCCAGCGACGCCGCACGACTGGACCCCGATCGGGTGGCTGGATTCGCGACCGTCGAAGGCGGACGAACCGCTCACGCGGCGATCTTCGCCCGGTCGATTGGCGTACCAGCCGTCGTCGACGCGGGGGAGGAACTGCGGTCGATCGAAGCCGGTGCGACCGTCCTCGTCGACGGCGACGCCGGGTCGGTGATCGTCGATCCGACGACCGAACAGCGAAAGCGCGTCGAGGTGGGGGGCGACGTCGAGATTCGCGCGGCGCCGGTATCGACGGCCGACGGGAATCCGATCGCTGTCGACGCAAACGTCTGCACGCTCTCGGACCTCGAGGCGGCGATCCACCACGGTGCGGATGGAATCGGACTCTTTCGAACCGAGTTCCTCTTTCTGGACCGACCGACCCCGCCGAACGAGGACGAACAGGTCGAGACCTACGCGGAGGTGCTCGACGCGTTTCCCGAGGGTCGCGTCGTCGTCCGGACCCTCGACGTCGGAGGCGACAAACCGATTTCGCCCCCCGGCCGCCCCGGGGCGGAGCACTCGTTCCTCGGCGAGCGCGGGATTCGTCGGTCACTCGGCCCGGACGCCGACCGATTCGAAACGCAGCTGCGGGCCTTGCTCCGGGCGGAGGCCGTCGGCGAGGGTTCGCTGTCAGTGCCGTTCCCGATGGTGTCGACGGTCGGGGAACTCGAGGCGGCGATCGCGGCGGTCGAATCGGCGGCCGGGGCGCTCGCCGAGGAGGGCGTCGACTACGCGATGCCCGAACTGGGCGCGATGATCGAGACGCCGAGTGCAGCGTTGCTCGCCGAGGCGTTCGCCGAACGCGTCGACTTTCTCAGCATCGGGACGAACGACCTCACCCAGTACGTTATGGCCGCCGCTCGGGAGGACGATCGGGTCGCCCACCTCCACGACCCCTGCGAACCGGCGGTGCTTCGGATCGTCGAGCGTGCGGTTCGGGCGGGTCACTCCGGTGGTGCTCGAATCGGAATGTGCGGCGAGATGGCCGCCGATTCGGAACTGACCGAACTCCTGATCGGACTCGGCCTCGACGAACTCAGCGTCACTCCCCACTCGATTCCCGAGGTGAAGGCGAGCGTCACCGGCGTCGACACGGACGAGGCCAGGTCGTTCGCCGAGCGCGCGCTCGAGGCGACCACGAAGCCTACGGTTCGCGACTACGTAGCGGACCGCTAG